A genome region from Magnolia sinica isolate HGM2019 chromosome 8, MsV1, whole genome shotgun sequence includes the following:
- the LOC131254320 gene encoding GDSL esterase/lipase At2g24560-like, with product MARILFSILLSYVCITVVACHGLDTSPPKFPAVLIFGDSTVDTGNNNYIGTLFKANHSPYGVDYLDHVATGRFSDGRLVPDMLVSELGIKESLPPFLNRQLSDDEIKTGVSFASAGSGIDDLTTMASGVIPVSRQPLMFNNYKNRLKSIVGDEEANKTISNALILISAGTNDFIFNWYDIRSRRLQFHNITGYQDFLQQRLRNLLMKLYHLGGRKFIVAGLPPIGCLPFQITAKFKNPLQRACIEEQNSDATIYNAKLKNMLLEIQSSLSGSRFIYGGIYDLVIDMVNHPEKYGFVDTNKGCCGTGFLEMGPLCNIFTPPCVDASKFLFWDAVHPTEAAYKVLSKYLLELLPALY from the exons ATGGCCAGAATACTCTTCTCCATCCTCCTCTCATATGTGTGCATTACCGTCGTCGCATGCCACGGCCTTGATACTTCGCCGCCGAAGTTCCCCGCTGTTTTGATCTTCGGCGATTCAACGGTCGACACCGGCAACAACAACTACATTGGTACATTGTTTAAGGCCAATCATTCTCCGTACGGTGTGGATTACCTCGATCATGTGGCCACGGGTCGCTTTTCGGATGGACGGCTAGTGCCTGATATGTTGGTGTCCGAGCTGGGCATCAAGGAATCGTTACCGCCGTTCTTGAATAGACAGTTATCAGACGATGAGATTAAGACTGGCGTGAGCTTCGCGTCGGCGGGGTCTGGTATCGATGACCTCACCACGATGGCGTCAGGCGTGATACCAGTGTCGCGGCAACCGTTGATGTTTAACAACTATAAAAATAGGCTTAAGTCGATCGTAGGTGATGAAGAGGCTAATAAGACCATTAGCAATGCACTCATCTTAATTAGTGCAGGAACTAATGACTTTATATTCAACTGGTATGATATTCGTTCAAGGAGATTGCAGTTCCACAACATTACTGGGTACCAAGATTTTCTACAGCAAAGGCTACGTAATCTACTCATG AAATTATACCATCTCGGCGGTAGAAAGTTCATAGTGGCGGGCCTTCCGCCAATCGGCTGCCTCCCATTTCAAATAACTGCAAAATTTAAGAACCCATTGCAACGGGCGTGCATTGAAGAACAAAACTCGGACGCTACCATCTACAATGCTAAGCTCAAGAATATGTTGCTCGAAATCCAGTCTTCGCTATCTGGAAGCAGATTCATCTATGGTGGTATTTATGATTTGGTGATCGACATGGTCAATCATCCCGAAAAATATG GATTTGTGGACACCAACAAAGGATGTTGTGGGACCGGTTTTCTTGAAATGGGCCCACTTTGTAACATCTTCACTCCCCCTTGTGTGGATGCTTCTAAGTTCTTATTTTGGGACGCCGTACACCCAACGGAAGCAGCCTACAAAGTACTTTCAAAATATCTACTCGAGCTTCTTCCTGCGCTGTACTGA